From the genome of Streptomyces ficellus:
AGGCCGAGGGCCTGGTCACGCACGCCACCGAGGGCGGCCGCAAGGTGTACTCGATCACCGCCGCCGGGCGCGAGGAGCTCGCCGCGCGCAGCGGTGAACTGGCCGACCTGGAGCGGGAGATCCGCGACTCGGTCGCCGAACTCGCCGCCGAGATCCGTGACGACGTGCGTGGCGCGGCGGGCACGCTGCGCAGCGAGATGCGGGCCGCCGCGGGCGAGTCCCGGCACACGCCGCCGCCCGGCGGGGACGAGTGGGCGACGTGGCGCCGGGCCAAGCAGGAGTGGAAGGACCAGGCCCGGCGCGCCCGGGACGAGTCGCGGCGTGCCCGCGAGGACGCCCAGCGGGCGCGGCAGCAGGCCAAGGACGCGCAGGACGCCGCCCGCCGCGAGATGCAGCGGCTGGCCCAGCAGGTGCAGGAGCACGTGATGCGGGGCGGTGACGGCCTGGCCGACCTCGCCGGCCGGCTGGGCGGCCTGCTGGGCGGCGCCGCACCGGCCACGCCCTGGGGGCCGTACGGGAAGTCCGAGCCGGTCGACACACCGTCGTGGGCCCACGACGAGGGCGGCACCGGCGACCCGTCACGTGACCTGGAGCGCCTGCTGGACCGCTTCCGCGACGACGTCCGCGACGCGGCCCGCGACCACGGCGTCACCGACGCCCAGCTCGCCGACGCCCGCCGCCACCTCGCCACCGCGGCGGGCCGCATCACGGCGCTCCTCCGCACGACGCGGGACTGAGCGCCGCGCCCCGGAGGGGTGAACCCGGCCGGGGGCGGGTGCCGTCGAGGCCCGCCCCCCGCCGTAGGACCCGGCACCCGGCACACACCGGCGGAGTGCGCCGCGCACGGCACCGCTCGCGGCACGGCACCGCTCGCGGCACGGCACCGCTCGCGGCCGGCACCTGCGCGTCGCACCGCACGCCACCCCCGGGTCGCCGTTGCGTCAGCCGGCCTTCGCCTCGCCCGGGCCCGCCGAGAAGGCCCGGTCCAGCGCCCCGTACGTGGCGCCGTGGTCGGCGAGGACGTCCGCGACGACGCCGGGGCGGGCCGCGAGGGCGAGGAGGAGGTGCTCGTCGCCGATGTGGCGGTCGCCGCGGCCCAGGGCGACGCGGAGGGACTGCTCCAGCACGTCCTTCGCCGGGCGGGTGAAGGGCCGGTGGCTCGTCCACCGCCGCTTGGGCCTGCGGCCACCCGCGAGCGCGCCGGCCCCGTGGGTAGCCTCGACCTTGGAGACGATCTCCGTGACGTCGATACCGAGGCCAGCCAGCGCGTCCGTGTCCGCGCGGGTCAGGCCGCCGCGGCGCCGGGCCTCCGCCAGGGCCGACTCCACCGAGGCCCGCCGGCCGGTGACCCCCAGCGCGGCGAACGCGTGGGACGAGGGCGTGCCCTCCAGGTCG
Proteins encoded in this window:
- a CDS encoding PadR family transcriptional regulator, producing MSPVFAHGRLRLYLLTLLDEAPRHGYEVIRLLEERFQGLYAPSAGTVYPRLAKLEAEGLVTHATEGGRKVYSITAAGREELAARSGELADLEREIRDSVAELAAEIRDDVRGAAGTLRSEMRAAAGESRHTPPPGGDEWATWRRAKQEWKDQARRARDESRRAREDAQRARQQAKDAQDAARREMQRLAQQVQEHVMRGGDGLADLAGRLGGLLGGAAPATPWGPYGKSEPVDTPSWAHDEGGTGDPSRDLERLLDRFRDDVRDAARDHGVTDAQLADARRHLATAAGRITALLRTTRD
- a CDS encoding Clp protease N-terminal domain-containing protein codes for the protein MFERFTDAARSVVKGAVVHAERADADRVTEEHLLLALLDLEGTPSSHAFAALGVTGRRASVESALAEARRRGGLTRADTDALAGLGIDVTEIVSKVEATHGAGALAGGRRPKRRWTSHRPFTRPAKDVLEQSLRVALGRGDRHIGDEHLLLALAARPGVVADVLADHGATYGALDRAFSAGPGEAKAG